In Gemmatimonadota bacterium, the sequence CCGGATCGTCGCGCTCGTGGACCAGTGCCCCGAAGCCCGGGTGCTGCTCTCGGTCCCCGAGATCAGCGCCGCCTGTGCCGCCACGATCGTGGCCGAGCTGGGCACCCCGGCCGACTTCCAGCACCCGCGCCAGGTCCTCAAGCTCGCCGGGATGAATCTCACCGGCCGCCAGAGCGGCCAGACCGAGGCCGCCGGCGCCAGTCCAAGCGGGGCCGGCCGATGCTCCGGCGGCAGCTCTTCCTGCTGGCCGGCCGCTGGTGCCAGCCCCGGGGCCTGTACCGGCCCGAGTACGAGGCGATGCGGGCCCGGGGCATCCCGGGGACCAAGGCCGTGTGCGCTCTGGCCCGGAAGCTGGTGCCGCTGCTGCTCCGGATCATGCAGACCGGGGAGCCGTTCGACGAGGGCCGTTGGCGTGGGAATCGCCACCAAGTGGCCGCGTAGCGGCGCCATGCCCTCGCGTCGTTGCCGTTGAGCCGAGCGTGGAGCGAGCGGCTTCCGACCGCCCTTGAGCCTTGCGCCCCGAGCGCCCCCTCAAGCCTGGTCCTGACGCGCTCGCTCGGACCCGAATCGCCCATGAAGATGTGACGGCCCCCGAGGCCCGACGAGCTGTGAGTGTCGCGCGACGGTCCCACCGCACGCAGCAGGACGGCGCTCTTTGACAATCGACGGACCCGTGTGCAGCTTGGGGGCAGCGGTGGTGGGGTGACCTCCGCGTGCCCCCGCTGATGGAGCAGAGGACCGCTCGCATCCGACCATGGGGCCGGCCCGGCGCAAGCCGGTGTCCGCCGGTCTTCAGGACCCTTGGGGCTCCCACCACCCCTCTTTCGTTCGCGGCGAGGCCCGCCATGCGCACCGGCCCCAAAGGCCCTTAACCAGCCCGGGCCCGCCGCCCCTGCACTCACTCGGCGAGCACGCGACGCTAGACTCGGCCGCCCGGCCAGGGCGAGGCCCGACAACCCGGAGGTGCTCCTGGAGGTCGAACGGTCCACTATTCAGGCGCGAGTACGTCTGCCGTCTGGGCCCCGGACGATCGCCACCAGGAAGCCGACCAAGCACCAATTCAGCGGCAGGCTCAATAGCGAGACCGCCAGGGTCGACATGATGTACTTGGGCCCTACGGCTTCGATTGCGGCGAGGAGTCGGTCGAGTCCGAAGCTCACCGGGAAGCCGAGCACGTACGCAGTAACGGTGATGGCATCGTAGGCGCCCTCGTGGGCACTCGGGGAGGAACGGGTCCACCCCAAGAAGAGGCTGAGGAGGAGCACCCCAGCGGTGGCTCCAGCGAGTGCTCCGCGGAACCCTGCTTTCCCCGGCGAATACATGTCGACCTCTCGCGCTCGGAGTAGACCTAGTGGCGGACTGAGCAGTTGCCCCAGTCATCAGCCCGACCCCACCACAAAGACCAGGCGCGACCCCTGTCCGTCCGGAGAGCGCCCCAGCGGGCACTTGCCCGCCGCTGCTCGTGACTACGTCGTACACATAGCGATTCGAGTTGGATCCTCCAAAGGGGCTGTACCTCGCCCCGTTTCTCTCGACCGCGATGGTGGACGCATTGCTCAACACGGCGTTATCGTACTGCTGAGAGGTCATGCCGTCTGGGGCCTCCGAAACGACCCAGCTCCCGGCATACCTTGCCACTTGATCAGCTGGGGCAGTACCGATGACGTTTCGTCCACCCACGTTGAGAAGCTCGAATGTCTTGTCAACTTTCTCATTGTGCACACGCACCGCGCAGTGCTGTGCTGCTCCCTCAAGCCCCTCGACAGATCGGCATCCGATCTCAACGGTATCGGCCTTCAATCCAAAAGGATCCGTGAACGTGACACCCCTATTGCCCGATGGGGGTGGAGGGTGACCACCAGCTCCTAGCCCGCCGGCCCCGGCCGGCGCACCCTCGGAGCACCCCTAACCCGGAGTGCTCCCATGATCTCCTTCCCCGGCGCGAGCGCGCCCAGACGGCCGCCGCCGTGGTCGGCGTCGATGCCGGCAAGTTCTCTCACACCTTGGTCGTCCGGCCCAAGGGCCAGGCAGACTGCAAGCCGTTCAGCTTTCCCACCACCCGCCAGGGGTTTGAGGCGGCGGTGGCGTTCCTCAGCCAGCAAGCCCCCAGTGCCACGCCTTCCACGATCCTCGTCGGGATCGAGTTCGCCGGCAATTACGGCTTCACCTTCGCCCACTTCCTGGCCCAGCTCGGCGTTCCCGTGGTGAGCGTGCTGCCCGCCCACACCAAGCGCTGGAAGGACGTCGCCCATAACCAGCCCTTGAAGACTGACGCCAAGGACGCCGGCACCATCACCGATCTCCTCGCGCAGGGGCATTTCGTCCGCTTCCCCTTCCTGGCCCCGGCCTACGCCGATCTCCGCTACCTGGTGGCGGCGCGGGAGCGGCTGTCGCTGCTCCGCCGCGGGGCGATGACCCAGCTGCGGAGCCTCTTGCAGGTCGTGTTCCCGGAGTTCGAGGCGATCTTTCCGCTGCTCACGAAGAAGACGCCCTTCGCCATCCTCCGGGCGTTCCCGACACCGGAGGATCTCCTCAAGGCCCCGAAAGCCAAGGTACTCCGGGTGCTGCACTCGGCCAGTCGCGGCCATCTGGGCGCCGAAACCTACGAGCGGCTGATCGTCGCTGCGAAGGCCACCTTGGGGTTGCCCGGAGCGCAGGGTCGGCTGCGTCAGGAGATCGGCCTGGTCCTCGAGCGGCTGGCGCTCTTCGAGACTCAGATCAAGAGCCTGGAGACGGCGATGGTCGACGCCCTGCAAGGGGTGCCCGAGACGCCCTACCTCCTGAGCATCCCCAAGGTCGCCCCGGTTACCGCGGCCGTCTTCCTCGGCTCGATCGGCGATCCCCGGGCCTACGAGTCGAGCGGCCAGATCCTCCGGGTGGCCGGGCTCTCCTTGATCGAGCGCTCCAGCGGGATACTCCGCGGCACCAAGCGGATCTCCAAGCGGGGCCGGCCGCTGCTCCGCCAAGCGGCGTACATGTTCGCGGTCCGGAGTATCACCAAGGACGGCCTGTTCCGGGCCGAGTACGAGGCGCTGTGCCAGCGCAATGGCGGCCAGAAGATGAAGGCCGTGGTGGCGGTGATGCGCTCGGGGCTTCGGCTCCTCTACAGCGTGGCGCGCGACCGGCGGGTCTTCACGGCCGAGCCGCCGGTGTGGCGTGAGCGGCCGGCGCGGCAAGCAGTCTCGGCCTGAGTCGCTATGCTGGACGGCTGGCCGGCCGGGACGAAGGAGCCCTTGTTCGCTTGAGGCAGCCCATTGGGCTGGCCTCCCATTTTACACGGCTCCCCTGGCCGAGGGTCCGCTCGAGTCTCCGATAATGGGGTGTCGAGGGTCGCCCGCGTCAGCGGGCCACGCCTCCGAGTTGGGCTAGGATCGAGCTACGCGGGGCCCGTCAGCTGGCAGGCGCTCTTTGACAATCGACGTACTCGGCTTCATCGTGTGCCTCGGGCCCGGCGCGGATCCGTGTTGTGAGCCGAGGCGTGCTGCGGCGCGGCCTCCGGAGAAACACCTGATCGCGGGCGGGCTCACTTTCCACTCTGCCCGGGCAGCTACCCGGCGCGGATCCGACAATCCGAATGACGGGCGCCTCGCGCGCCGCGTCCCACGTGACACGCGATCGCGCCGGGTGCGCCGTCACCCGGGTTCCTGCAGGGGCCTCGTGCTCGTCCGCGGCTGGTCAGGAGCGGCCTCCTGGCTGTTTGATGCGCCAGGTGTCGTCGCCGGCGGCCTTGGGGCTCACCGTGATCTCTAGGCCATCGGCGCCGAGAATGAACCACGAGTACTCACGCAAGTCATCCGAGTCGCTGAAAACAACAAGCTGATAGCCATTTGACCAGTGAGTGACCATGTCCCATGCTGGCCCAGATATGCTAATAGCATCGAGCCGTACGCCTACGAGAGCAGCCAGCGAGGCGATCAGCTCACCGTCCGGCGAGCTGTCACTGTTCCAATCGCAGATTACCCTGTGAACTGTCTGGAGGCGCCAGGGACTACCAATCGTTATCCTCCGCCATCCCTGTAGGTGCCCAGCCGACGCGTCATCGACGTGCCTCATGTCACCAATGTCGATCACGATTGTCGAACCAATTGGGTTGCTGACGGCGGTGCACGGCTGGCCAACTAGCCCCTGAAGGGCTGCGGAGAGTGCCTCGCGGGTGTTCAGCATTTCTTACTCCGGTGGCCTGATGTACTTGGCATTCTGCCGGACGATGTCGGCCGCCTCACGCAACTGCTCCTCGGTGAGTGACTTGACATCGTAGAATTTCTTGAGGCGGCCGATTTCTGTGTGGAAAGCGTTCTCGCCTTCGGGTGTAAACCTATACTCCTTCTTGATCTGATTTGATGCCCGGTTTTCAGCTGAGTTGCCGCCGCCACGGCCTGCCCTCGCCATCTGAAGCGGCTCGGTACCGCTCATGATTGCATCGGCGGCCTTACCAGCCGCCGTCCCAATTGCGATGGCGCCGGCGACAGCGTTCGTTAGCGCCAAGGCGGGTGAGCAGGCAGGTGCAGCAGGCCCGCAGGCGAGGCCCTCCAGACCGCCCTCGGCAAGCCCTCCGAAGAACCCGGCTGCGCCGCCTAGGGCTTGGGCACCTGAAACGAAGACCTGGCAGAGCAGGTCTTGCTTGGGACACAATCCGAACGGATCGGTATAGGCTACCGGGTTGTTCCCATTAAACTGGTACAGATTCACACCCCCGCAATCCCGATGGGGTCTTCCTGCAGCCAGCGTCCCGGAGTTGGCGTCGTAGCTGCGATTCCGGAAGAGGGACACCCCCGGCTGGTCGGCATTGCCCATCCGGGTGGCATCGAAGGATGAGCCATTGGTGGTGGTGCCCGCCTCCCGATGGCCGCCATCCCCCCAGACCGCCTGATTCCGGCTGCCATCGAAGTCCGCGGCGGCCAGCTCGCGGCCCTGCCCGTCCGTGACGAAGTAGATCTCCTCGACCGCACTACCATAGGAGTAGCGCGCCATCAGCAGGTCGTCCGTGCCGCCCCCGTGGATGAAGCGGTAGGTCTCGTTGGCGAACCGGGAGACGTTGACGCCCTCATAGGCCAGCAGGTTCCCCCCGTAGTTGCAGGGCCGGAATACCTGGCCCTCCGGATCATACTGGCAGCCGTTGCGGGGTTCCGAGCGCAACCGCGCCTCGCCCTGGGACCACTCGACGTACTTGTACCCCGCCTGCCGGCCCATCGCATCATAGAACCAGCGCCGGTCCTGGTCGACCGTGGCGGCCGTGACCGGCGTCGGGCGCTGGGCGATCCGCGCGCCGTCGGCATCATACTCGTAGGCCAGGTCGAAGGGCGTATAGGTGTCGCTCCGGCTGCTGGCCTGCAGGCGGTTCGAGGCCCCCGCGGTCGAGAAATTGTCGACTGTGTACTGCTGCAGGGTTCCCCCATCCCAGCGGGCCCGACGGTCCATGTTGCCACCGATGTCATGCCGCGTCGTATCGCCGTAGAAGGTGCTGCCCTCCAGGGTGGTCTGACGCAGCAGCTCGCCCCGGATATTGTAGACGTTCGTGACCTGGCGGGTGGCCCCCCCCTTGCCGCAGGGGAGGCCGGGCAGATCCTGCTGGGTCCAGTCGTTGCAGGCGTAGCTCTGGGACCAGATCCGCCCCACCGCGTTCACGTACCCCACGCCGTAGCTGAAGTCGAACCGGTCGCTCTTTCCGGTGGGCGGCTCGTAGACGGTCTTGACGCCGGCCACGGTCACCAGCACGTCCTGCAGGTCATACGTGGACGTCACCACGGCGCTGTTGGGGTAGGTGATCGTCTTGCGCCGGCCAAGGCTGTCCCAGGTGAACCGGAAGGCCCGGCAGGGTGGCATCACCAGCCCTGCCTGCCAGTTGTCCGCCTTGCCGAAGCAGGCCCGGAGGGTATCGAGGTCGCCCTGGGCGTTGTACCGGTAGAGCACCGAGTCCTGCCAGGCATTGTACAGGCCCGTCTCGCCCGCCATGATGAGCTTGGTCCGCGCGCCCGCGCTGTCATACACATACCTGAGGGAGTCGAGGATGGCGTGTATCTGGTTGCCGGAGCCGTCGAGCGTGTTGAGGTCCGTGACCCGGGTCTCCAGCGCGCCATCCGCCAAATAGCTGCTCCGGATCACGCCCCATCGGTTGGCGGTGCGGGTGATCCGGCCGAGCAGGTCGTAGCTGTAGCTCACGCTGTCATCGGGAATGGTGTCGACCCGAATGCAGCATCCGGGGATCTGCCACTCAACCGGCGTCTCCGGCCGCTCCTGCAGCTGGAACACGCGCTTCGGGTAGATCATGGCCGTGCGCCGCCCGAAGGCGTCATACCGAAACCGCGTGGTGAGGCCATTGCGCATGCGGAGCGAGGTCGAGGAGCCCGCCCACAGAGTAGAAGGCGCGCTTGGTCTGGGATGCGTCATCGACCTCGCCCACCGTGAGCCCCCGGGCATCGTAGCGGTAGTGCCGCTTCACACCTCGGGGGTCGGTCACGGAATCGATGCCGCTGCCCGCGGACCTGGGCTTGCCCCGATTTCGTGGACACCTAGGTTAGGCGGCTGCGGTCAGCCGCGCTTCGTAGGCGGCCGGGCTGAGATAGCCCAGGGTCGAGTGCCGCCGGTGGACGTTATACCAGCCATCGAGGTACTGCGCCAGGTCGGTCGTGGCCTCCGCGAGGGTGGGCCAGCAGGCGTCCGCCACCAGTTCGCGTTTGAGCGTGGCGAAGAAGCTCTCCACCACGGCGTTGTCCCAGCAATCGCCCCGCCGGCTCATGCTGCAGGCGATGCCCCCCTGAGCCAGCTGGGCTTGGTAGTCGCGGCTGGTGTACTCCTTCCCCGTTCCGAGTGATGCAGCAGCCCCCACGGCGGGCGACGCCGGGCCAGCGCGCGGCCCAGGGCGGTGAGGGCGAGCTGCCGATCCAGGCGGGCACTGAGCGCCCAACCCACCACCTGCCGCGAGCAGAGATCGAGGACCACGGCGAGATAGCACCACCCCGCCGCCGTCGCGAGGTACGTGACGTCGGCCGCCCAGACCCGGTTGGGCTGCGACACCGTAAACTGGCGGGCCAGCTGGTTGGGGCGGGCGCCTGCCGCGGATCGGCCTGGGTGGTGACCCGGAAGCGCCGCCGGGGCGTCCCCACCAACCCGGCCTCGCGCATCACCCGGGCGACCCGCTTCCGGCTGACCCGGCGGCCCGCTTCCTCGCGCAGATCCTTCCAGATCCGAGGACTGCCGTAGCGGCGCCGACTCCGGCGGTGGAAGGCGGCGATCTGGACTCCCAGCAGGGTATCGTCTTGGTAGCGGGCGCTGGGGTCGCGGCGCTGCCACGCGTAGAAGCCGGACGGGGTCACGGCCAGGACCCGACACATCAGGCGCAGCGGATACGCGTCTCGGTGCTGGGCGATCATCGCGAACCGCCGCGCAGGTCTTTCGCGAAGAACGCCGCTGCTTTTTTGCGAAGTCGCGCTCCATCCGAGCCACCTCGAGCTCGCGCCCGAGCCGACGATTCTCCTCCTCAAGGCTCAGGGTCGAGACGGGGCGGGCGACGTCTCCGCGGGCCTGGAGCTGCTGCTTCCAGCCCCGCAGCTGCTCGGGCCGCAGATCCAACTCCCGTGCCACCTGGCTCAAGGGTCGCCTGCCCTCGACGACCAAGCGGACCGCTTCCAGCTTGAAGTCAGGGCTGAACGACGGTCGGGCTCGCTTCTTCATAGGACACCTCCTGCCTCCATAATGGAGGCTCAGGTAGGTGTCCACCAAATCGGGGCAGGGTCAGTTGCACGATACTCGACCGAGTACATGCCGATTCATCTCTCAGAATACCTATGCCTCGGTCCACTCCGAATGGAAGGTGTGAACGGTCATTCGGACTTCTCAGCGCAGCGGGAGGGCCCCCGCAATAGCGGCCAAGTAGAGCGTGTCTGGCGGGAGTACCGCCAGCTGAAACCGGGTGTCACGCGCAGCCCATTCATGACCTGTAGCAATGGTTGGATCCTCGCAGAAGCGGTACGGGGGCCGAATTCCCGACTCAAGCTCCCGCGAAGCTGGAGAATCTGGCGCGCAGCCCCTCCGCGGAGAGGTGCCACGTCACACCAACAAATACCTTCTCACCACGACCATTCAGGACTACCCGCAATGTTGAATCCCCCCGGGCGTTCTGGCACATCATGAACGGGCCGGTGCCGCCTCCGGGATACCGTGGGAGCGGTGAACATGCTTGCATCGCCTCGGCAATCCAACTGGAGCTCGCCACCTCGGTGTTGGATTGGGCCTGTATGCAGCTCGTGTGAAGCAACATGGCGCAGGCAAGGCAGGCCCATTTCACGACATCGCTCACGGAGTCATCCGGCGTGGAAAGATAGGGTGGTGTGAGTGGTCGGCCCTTGCGGGCCAGCCCAGAAACTCCCGAATCACGTTCTCCGAGCCGAGGGCCAACGTCTCCGAGAGTCCGAAGAACCCAGAGCGCTGTGTATATTGGTGGCCGAGCTCGTGGACGATCGTGAGTGGCAGGTAGAATGCGTCCGGATGGCGATCGTGAAACCCGACATCAATGTAGCTTATCCCATTCCGCGTCGTCCCAGCGTCCCACGCCGTGACTGGATCATCGACTACTCGCAGGCCCATGCTCTCGTACGCCGCAAGGTACTCAAGGAACTCCCTCGCCGACTCCGCCAACTCCCCGCCACTGTTGGCGGCCAACTCGAGCACATGCTTGGCGCGCTCGTAGGCTGACTTCAGTTCGGTAGCCCGTGGCCCTTCGAATTCAATCGCGCAACCTCCAACACGGTTGCACTTCTGCGTCCAGACATAGAAGAGAAGCGCATCGAGGTCATCCAGGCCATCGTTGTTGAAGTCGCTGGTCCAGGCCTCGTAGCCGACGTGACAGCATTCCGGTGGCGCAATGCTCCGGAAGTGCTCCCAGTCGGGCGCGAGCCCGGTCGGGTCGCGGGCCACCAGCGGCCGCCCCCCCACGTACGCATACAGGTTCTCACCCCCCGCCACCCCGGCCGGGTCCTCCTGCACGAAGCGCCGCTGGCCCGGGTCGTAGTACCGCGCCCGGTGGAAGTACCAGCCCGTCTCCGCATCCCACTCCCGGCCGGTCCAGCGGTAGCGCAGCGTCACCCCCGACCCCGCATTGGCAGCGACGCTCCCGTAGGGCGTGTAGCCATAGGTCCTGACCCAGGTGCCGTCCCGCTTGATGATCTGGTGGACGCTGCCCAGCTTGTCGGTCGCCACATAGTAGTGGTCGGTCGCGGCCGCGGTGGTCCGGAACGCCACCAGGTTGTCCGTCCCCCGGACCCCAGACATACCGGGTGCCGATCGTGCTGCCGGCCGAGTCGGTCTCGAAGGCCACCTGCCCGCCGTGATACACGAACCGGGTGAAGCCCACCGTGCCGCCGGTGGCGGCGGAGTAGACCCGCTTGGCGATGCGCCGCCCGAGCACGTCGTAGGCGTACCGCGCGATCAGCGTGGCGCCCTGGGCCACCCGCACGAGGCGGTTGAGGGTATTCTCGAAGGGTGTCATGCAGCGCGGGGCGGCCGGTGGCCGCCCCGCGGGTACAGGCGCATCCTCGCGCACCGGGCTACTGCTCCCGATCGTGCCCCGTTGGTCCCGCCCGGTGGAAGCCGCAGCTAGTTGACGCTCGGAGGAGGGTCGAGCAGACTGGGTCGGTGCCCCCCACACCCGGCTCTGAGTCCTGCTCAACTGCCGCGCAAAGCACTCAGGCAGAAGTACCCCACAGGCCGTGGTTGCTCCCGATCCCCTTCCCAGGTACCGACAATCCTTCCGTCCTGCGCTCGGCCAAGCGCATGGAACCGTGCGCCACCATGAATTGCTGAGCCTCGGCCCATCCACAGCACGACACCCCTCTCTCCGATGCTTTCGCCGCCTTCGACACCTGACAACGCCGGAAGCGCCGTGTTCGGCGACACACTAACCTCCGTCACGCCGATGGCAAGAAGGTCGATTGTGCTCCTTCCTCTCAACCCACGGTCGAGACTCAGACTGAGAAGTCCTTCCGACGCGCCGCCAGGAGAACGCCCGGCTGTGGCGAACGCGACCAGCGTGAAATCGCCCCGCAAGTCGATCAACTCAATCTCCGCGAGTGGCCCGCCCGGTGGCTGACAAGCCGCCTGGCCAGAAGGGACGGGCGCGGGCCTGGACAGTTGTGGGGCGCCACATCCCACCAACGAGAAGGCCAACAGGACCGCCGCTGGAGCTGCTCGCGGAATACGCTGGCTGAACATTGCTGGCCCCTAACGTCTGCAGGTGGCATTCCTCGTGCCCGAAGGTCCTGTTCCAGCCGCGACGAGTGCAAAGTGCGTTCGTGTAACTGCGACAACACCGCCAGAAGCTCGGTGGGGGCGCCCCCACGGATCATACCTGCCACGACGGAATGTGTCCAAGTCACCGGGCGAGAACGTCGGGTCGCCACCCGGGTGTCCATGGAAGAACCATGTACCATCTGGCGGAGGTGCCGGTTGCCACGCATCAACCGTCCCGGTGGCCGGGGTTTGTGCGCCTGAAGGGGGCGGACTATTCCATGTTGCGCCAGTTCCGATCCGTGGCTCCTCGAGTGGGGTGAAGTCGGTTCCAGTCCAAAAGCCGGCCTCTGCATTGTCGACGAGCGGCCCCTGATCCTGGTTGGCGGCCGCAGTAGCATCCCACGTAGCGGATACTGATCCCATGAATGCACTGTTGTCACGGTATTCATCGCATGCCTGAACGTACTGCCCGTTGACGCGTTTCAGGCTCTCGGAGCTACCATTTCCGTATTCCAGCCCTTCACGAATACCCCATCAATCTCAATGCCGTGCTCATAGCAGGTGTCGAAGCCCGGGCACGGATCCTGAAACGGCTGGGGCGGCCCCCCCTCCGCCCACTGCCCCGAGGGGTCTCGCAGGACCAGCGCCTGCCCCCCCACATACGCATACAGGTTCTCACCCCCCGCCACCCCGGCCGGGTCCTCCTGCA encodes:
- a CDS encoding IS110 family transposase, yielding MVGVDAGKFSHTLVVRPKGQADCKPFSFPTTRQGFEAAVAFLSQQAPSATPSTILVGIEFAGNYGFTFAHFLAQLGVPVVSVLPAHTKRWKDVAHNQPLKTDAKDAGTITDLLAQGHFVRFPFLAPAYADLRYLVAARERLSLLRRGAMTQLRSLLQVVFPEFEAIFPLLTKKTPFAILRAFPTPEDLLKAPKAKVLRVLHSASRGHLGAETYERLIVAAKATLGLPGAQGRLRQEIGLVLERLALFETQIKSLETAMVDALQGVPETPYLLSIPKVAPVTAAVFLGSIGDPRAYESSGQILRVAGLSLIERSSGILRGTKRISKRGRPLLRQAAYMFAVRSITKDGLFRAEYEALCQRNGGQKMKAVVAVMRSGLRLLYSVARDRRVFTAEPPVWRERPARQAVSA
- a CDS encoding RHS repeat-associated core domain-containing protein; this translates as MAFRTTAAATDHYYVATDKLGSVHQIIKRDGTWVRTYGYTPYGSVAANAGSGVTLRYRWTGREWDAETGWYFHRARYYDPGQRRFVQEDPAGVAGGENLYAYVGGRPLVARDPTGLAPDWEHFRSIAPPECCHVGYEAWTSDFNNDGLDDLDALLFYVWTQKCNRVGGCAIEFEGPRATELKSAYERAKHVLELAANSGGELAESAREFLEYLAAYESMGLRVVDDPVTAWDAGTTRNGISYIDVGFHDRHPDAFYLPLTIVHELGHQYTQRSGFFGLSETLALGSENVIREFLGWPARADHSHHPIFPRRMTP